AACTTACGCTTCTCAGAGCTTTGCGAATTTCGGCTTCTACTTCGGTGATCGGAATTCTCCGCTGTTGAAGCGTATCCCGGTCTCGGATAGTCACCGAGTCATTCTGCAGAGTTTCTCCATCGATGGTGATACAGAACGGCGTGCCAATCTCATCCTGACGGCGATAACGGCGGCCCACTGCTCCGGAATCGTCGTACTCGACTTTAAAGCACTGCTTGAGTTCGCGATAGAGTTTCTCGGCTTTCTCCGGCATGCCATCCTTCTTAACCAACGGCAGAATCGCGGCCTTGACCGGAGCCAGCCGGGGATGGAATTTCATTACCAGACGCTCTTCCAAGTTGCCCTTAGAGTCCGGTTGCTTATCTTCGGTGTAGGCTTCGCAAAGCACCGCAAGCGTGAATCGATCCGCGCCGGCACTCGGCTCGATGACGTGTGGGACATACTGGTATTTTTCAATCTCTTCTGCGGCGGGATTGCCCTTCAGCCATTCCTTGAAGCTGTTGGTTTTCCGACCGGCCGCATCCTTGCTCCATGCTTCTTCATCGAAGTAAGAGAGATCCTTGCCGCTATGCTTCATGTGAGCATTGAGGTCGAATGCTCCTCGGTGCGCTACCCCTTCCAACTCTTGAGGTTCCTCACTGAAGGGGAACATATATTCGATGTCGGTAGTCCCAATCGAATAATGGGCTAACTCCTCTTTACCCTGCTCCCGGGGTTTGAGGTTGCCGGATTTAATGCCAAGCGTGGAATACCACTTCTTTCGCAGATCCCGCCAGTACTCGTACCATTTCATCGATTCGGAAGGATGGCAGAAGAACTCGATCTCCATCTGCTCGAATTCGCGGGAACGAAACGTGTAGTTTCGCGGGTTGATTTCATTCCGGAAAGCTTTTCCAATTTGAGCCATACCGAACGGCAATTTCACTCGGGAACTATCGAGGACGTTCTTGAAATTTACGAACATCCCTTGGGCAGTTTCGGGACGAAGGTAAACTTTGTTAGCGTCGTCCTTGATCGCACCAGCATGACTCTCAAACATCAAATTGAATGCGCGGGGCTCGGTGAGCATGCCTTCTTCATCACAAGTTGGACAACGGAATTTCATTCTTCCCTCTTCGTTTAAATCGCCGAATGCTATGGGCTTAGGCCAAACATCGATAACTCCATTTGCCTTCTGCCATCTCTCAAGCTTTTTTGCATTTAATTCAAGGATTTGTTGAGGACTCCCAAGTCCCGAGATTAAAGTTTTTTCCCCATTTGGGAAAATAATTGTGAATGATAAAAGATGATCTGCTCTAAATCTTCCTCGGCAAGCTTTGCAATCAACCATGGGATCGGAAAACCCGCCGACATGCCCAGAAGCCTCCCACACTTTAGGGTTCATAATTTGAGCGCAATCCAGACCCACCATCGTAATTTCCTGGCCGTCCGGGCCCGGCGGCGGGTTGCGGACCATGTCCTGCCACCAGGCGTCCTTAATATTCTTCTTCAGTTCGCAGCCCAGCGGACCATAATCCCAGAAGCCGTTGATCCCGCCGTAGATTTCGCTGGATTGAAAGATGAATCCCCGCCGACGGCAAAGGGCGACCAGTTTCTCCATGTCCATGAGCAGTCTTCCTGTGTGTTCCAATTATCTCAGGTCATGATACGTTTCACTTCGAGAACATCCAGCGCGTGAGCGTGATGCCTAGTATCAAAAGAGAGGCGGCCCGCCAGAGAAGTTCGGGCTCCCAAAGTGTCTGGCGAATGCGCCTCCGGAACTTGGATCTCGCCCGCCGCTTTTGCCGTAAACGTTGGTATTCGATCTCTTCCGCCTGCAGTTGTCCTTCGAGCGTTCTCAGAGTTTGGGTGATATCGCGGTTGATATCCTGCAACTGGTTGGCGACCAGATAGTCCAACGAGGGAAACCGGGAGAGAATTTTGGTAATGGACAATAAGCGATCGCCCTGCCCCGCCCATTCGATCTGCGGCCAAAAGGGATGAGTCCATGCCTGATTGATCTGCGTGCACGTATACTGCAGCATGCGGGTTTGCTTCTCTTCGAAGCTCCGACGGGCCGACAGTTGAAGCATCGCCTGAAACTGCCGGAGTAGTCGAATTAGTCGACGTAAGAAGCTTCTTTTCTGACAAGGTAATCGCCGCGGATCTTTTGGAGCGTTGTCTATTCTCTGCAATGCGACCGAGGCCGCATTTTCAACTTGATCGAACGCCGTCTGAACCTGGCGCGCAACCAGCAGCGAATCTTCTTGGGTCAGATCGATTTCATGACTAATCTGGCTCTGAGATTCTGTGACGAGTTTGGCGATGGGTAGATTCGAGGGTTTCGGTGTCTCCTTGGGGGCTTCCGGTCTGCGTAAACCGAGTGATCTTTCATATTTTGTGCGCTGGGCGGAATCACAGAGGCAGACCATAGCCTGGGCAAGCAGGTTCATACCCTCTGTGACTTGCTCGGGGTACTTAAGTTGATAGTTGCGAAGGAGTTCCATTCTCTCGAAGACTCTAGCTTCAATATCCGCGGCTGTTCCTTCCCCGATTTCCAGTCCCACCAGACGAAAATAGTCGGGCGGCCAGGGGGTCGTCGAGATCTTCAGCCATTTTGCGAGCGGGGTGACATCCATACCTTCGCTATTTTCTCCCATTTGCCAGCCTGAAGGGGATCTCTCAAGCGGTCCATCTTGTTATTATTCCTCAAACAGGATATAAGCGATAGCTCAGGGAAGAATCTTTCTCCCAGAGGGATCTGGTTTACACATGCGGAACTTTCTTCGCACACTGAAGTATTCCTGGAAATATCGTGCCAGGCTGATTATCTCCGTACTCTGCGCCATAGCAGCGGCGGCTCTGTGGGGTTCGAATTTCACAGCAATCTATCCCGTTTTGAAAATTCTAGGTAGCCGCCAAAACCTGCACCAGTGGGTCGACCAGAAGCTGAAAACCCTACAGGACGAGGCTTCTCGGGATTCGGAAAATATTCAAAAAATTCGAGATTATCTCGAGGAAGATGTCAAAAAGGGAAAATACCAGTGGGCGGATCCGGGGCTTCGAAAACATGAAGAGCTTTACCTGAGTGGTAAGATCGCTCAGATCGAATCCCGCATGGATAGCACCGCCTCCCGGATCTATCGCTATCAGCAATTGAAAGTCTACGTCATCAAGCACTTGCCGCAGGACTTATTTCTGACGTTGGCGGCCATTCTTGGCCTGGTAGTGTTGGCGGTGGCCATCAAAGGATTCTTTGAATTCTGGCAGGAATGGCTTGTCGGAAGTGTCATGAATAAAACACTTTACGACCTGCGTAACGACTTTTTCCGCAAAACAATTCAACAGGATTTGAGGCAAATCCAGGAATCGGGCTCCGCCGATCTGATGACCCGATTTACCAACGATACCGAGCAGATCGGCGTCGGCGTGAAGATTCTCTATGGCAAGGTTATAGCTGAGCCATTACGAGCACTTTCCTGCGTTGTGATTGCCGCCATGATTAGTTGGCAGTTGACGGTGTTATTCCTGATAATGACGCCGGTCTCGTTGGTGTTGATGGCCAAAACCAGCCGGATGATGAAGAAGGCGACCCGTCGGGTTTTGGATCGTATGTCCAGTATTTACAAGATCTTGCAGGAAACCTTCCAGGGGCTGCGCGTCGTCAAAGCCTTTACGATGGAATCCTACGAACGCCGTCGGTTCAGCGAGGCGACCCGGGACTATGCAGATCGGTCGATGCGGGTGATTACTATCGATGCCTTGGCGGGTCCTTTGATCGAAATTCTCGGGATCACGGCCGTGAGTTGCGCCCTCCTTGCGGGAGCTTATCTGGTTCTCAACGAAAAGACTCATCTGGTCATCGCCGGGATGAGTTTTCGAATGAGTCAGAGTCCTATCGAAATTGAGACTTTACTGAACCTTTTTGCGCTTTTGGTCGGTATGGCCGATCCGATTCGCAAACTTTCCAGTGTTTATACCAAGATTCAAAACGCCTCCGCGGCTTCGGATCGCGTATTCCAATTCATGGACAAGGCTCCCGAAGTGAAACCGAATGCCTCCGGGCCGCAACTGGAACGCCATTCGAAATCGATAGTCTTCAAGGACGTTTGCTTCTCATACCACGACGGCTATCCTGTTCTCACCAACATTTCCTTGAAGGTGGCCGCCGGCGAGACCATTGCTCTGGTAGGCTCCAATGGCTGTGGAAAATCGACACTATTGAATTTGTTGCCGAGATTTTACGATCCGAATCATGGATCGATTTTGATCGATGAAATCGATCTTCGGGAAGCGAATCTTCGCAGTCTGCGCAAACAGATTGGAATTGTGACGCAGGATACCATCCTGTTCGACGACACGATTTTCAACAACATTCTTTACGGGAACCGACAGGCGACCAAGGAAGAGGTGATCGAAGCTTCCAAAAAGGCCTTCGCACATGAGTTCATTCTTAAACTCTCCGGCGGCTATGAAACGTTAGCCGGCGAAGCTGGGAAAAGCCTCTCGGGTGGTCAGAAACAGCGTATCGCACTGGCGCGAGCCATCTTACGGAATCCTTCGATTCTGATTCTGGACGAGCACACAAGCCAATGCGACCCAGTATCTGAAAATCTGATTCACGATGTCCTGAAGGATTTCAAAAAGGGGCGGACCGTCTTCATCATTACACACAAGATGCATGCCGTCGAGATTGCCGATCGTATCGTCGTCCTGGATAAAGGTCGCATTGAAGCGATTGGAACTCACGAACAGTTGATCGAGAGTTCCTACACTTATCAGCGATTGGTGGATGCGCATGCTGTTCGCCGGGCTGCCTAGTCGAGAAAATTCGCCCGCTCGGATTATCTGTGAAATTGCGATTCTGCTTCCCCTCTGCCTGATTATTTATGCCACCGATTTGAATGGCTCGGATCTTTGGGCCAGCCACGAAGCCCGTGCGGCCATGGATGCCCAAAGTCTCCTCGAATCACAAGACTATTTGCTTCCTCAACTTTTTGATGGCTCTCTCGAATTGCAAAAACCGCCGGGATATTATTGGCTCGTGGCCGGTTTAGCGACTTTACGCGGTCACGATGTGGATGAGATAGACGTCCGCCTTCCCGCAGCTCTATCGGCGACATTCACCGTTCTGCTGGTTCACGTTTTCGTACGTCGATTACTGCCTCGACGACCCGCGTTTGGGATTGCCATTATCCTAATGACTTCCATTCACTGGATCGCCTTGGCACGCACCGGACGAATCGATATGGTTTTGACCGGTGTGGTGACAATGGCCTTGATTTTGGGAACCTGGTCTCCGGTTTCCAGAGTGGGGATGTTTGCGAAAAGCCTCCTGCTTCTGTTCAGCCTGGCTTCTGCTTTGTTCCTGAAAGGCTTGATCGGCTGGTTGATGATTCTAGGAGCCTGGAGCGTACTTTGCATTGCGAAGTCGCGTCGATGGAATTCGCGATTCGACTTGTTGTGTTCCCCTACCCTGGTCGCGACAGTTTTATTGGGTTTTGGTTCATTGATTCTCGTTATTCCATGGTTTTACCTGGCCAATCGGCACACGAATGGGGAGCTATTCGAATCGTTAATCGTCTATCACCATTTTCACCGAGCATTTGGCGGAAGCGAACTCGCGTCGCATCCCGTATGGTTTTATATTCCGCGCTTGGCTTTTGATTTTCTGCCCTGGTCGCCCTTTTTATTGGTGTCGGTAGTGGCTGTGCTTCGACGGCGAGAACTCCGGATTAATTTGCAGGAGCAGCCCGGCCTTGGTGGATTGTATTGGTTTAGCCTGGTCGCTTTCTGCGTGATTTTTTTCGGTCTATCGTTCTCCCGTTTCAAGAGGGCGGATTACCTGCTGCCGGCTTATCCCTGGCTAGCGATATTCACTGGCGTACTCTGGAACGCCATGCAGAGCCGGCACTCCTCAAGCGTTCAGAGGATGACGCAAATACTCTTTCTTCTTGTTTCTCTGGGAACGACGATTGGGGTGAGGATCAGCCAGCAGAGAGATGCGCTCCCCTATGAGATTCACGCTTTCTCGGTGGCTGTTCGACAGGAACAACCCAAACCCAGCCCAATCCTACTATTTCGACTGGAAGCTCATCAACTCTCCTGGCAACTGGGCAAACCGCTGAAAACCGTGATCGAATGGCACGATTTGAGAACTTTGCTCGGCGATAACGCGAACTTTCTCATTCGCGAAGAGGCCTTGGCGGAATGCCAGGAAGAGTTGAAGGAATTCAGACTGAAAATCTTGCTCCGAAGTGTCGATTTTCTGCAATCCGCTGGCAAAGCTCATCGTGCGTATGTATTTTTGAAAGCAGAGAAATCAAACGCACCTTGAGACTGAACTGTATATGGATGGCATCTCAATCCTACTTCCCGTTTACAATCAATCCAACCATTTGACAAAAGCTGTTTCGATCTGGCAGGAAACAGTTGAAAAATTGAAACGACCCTACGAAATTATCGTCATCAATGATGGAAGCAGCGATTCGACCCGGGATACTCTAAGCACCATGCAGGCGAACCCGAAGTATTCTAATTTACAGATCTTTCATCATGAGACCCGCCGGGGCTACGGGGCGAGTCTTCGCACGGCCCTACCGAACGTTCAGAAAGAACTGATCCTGCTGACCTCCCTGCGTTATCCTTACCAGCCCGAAGAACTTCGCAAGCTGCTCGACGCCCTCAAACAAAAAAATGAACTGACTGGCCAGCAGGTTGCTGTTGTCAACGGTTGTCGGCTGGATCTCCCTTACGTAGGCGGTGCGGCCTTTCGTGGCGAGATTTTGCGGTACGGAACTCGGATTTTTTTCGGCCATCTTCCGGAGAAGCCGCAGGGCTTGTGTTCCCAATACTCCTGGAGTCGCTGGTGGCGGTTGCGCCTGCAGTTTGGTTTGAAATTCCACGATACCTTCAGTGAATTTAAAATTATTCGACGGGAAGTTCTGGAAAGAATGGAATTGCAGTCCGATTCCGAATTCCTCCTGGCGGAGATCCTGGCAAAGGCGACTTTCCTGGGATTTCTCATGGATGAGGTGCCCATCGCTCAGAACCAAAGTCCGATGCCTTGGGGAGCGGAACCGGAACTGCCGGAACTGTTCAGAAAAGATCGAAGTGAGGTCTTTCGTAAGCAGAAATTCAAGCAAAAATTGAGATCCGAAGATCCGCCGTGCGATCCTATGCTTCCCACTGTCCTAGCGGATCCCGCCCCTACACCATGAGACATTATTTTTCGATCCTGATTCTCCTGATAGCCGGGTGCTCCAAGAATCCCGCGAAACCGGAATTGGTCTGGGGTTCCTTTGGTGTGACCGATGGCCATTTCACCGTTCCTCGAGCGGCGGCGATCGATCCCCAGGGACGCCTATTCATCGTCGATATGCAAGCCAAGATTCAGGAATTTGATCTGGACGGCAACCATCTTGGCGTCAGCTGGCACACCCCCGATTACCGTAACGGCCGACCCAGCGGATTAGGAATTGATCGGGATGGGAATGTCATCGTTTGCGACTCGCATTATCATTGCATTCGCATCTACGATGCGACCGGTAAAGAGCTCAGAGTCATTGATGGAAACGGCGCGAATTTCGGCTACGTCAGCGATGCCCTGCAGGATGAAGACGGAAATTTCTACATCTCGGAATTTGGAGATTTGGATCGCATCTCCAAACTGAATGCGGATGGCAATCTGCTGAAACATTGGGGGAAAACTGGAATTGAGGATGGCGAGTTTAATCGCGTACGAGCCATGGCATTCGGACCAGATAAGCTCATTTACGTTGCGGATTCCTGCAATCACCGCATTCAGGTTTTTGATCGCGAAGGAAAATGGATAAGAACATTCGGCACACTGGGATCAGAACCTGGTGAGTTCAACTACCCATTCGATCTCGCGTTTGATTCCAAGGGCAAATTGATTGTTCTGGAGCGCGGCAACCATCGGGTGCAAAAGCTGACTGCTGAAGGGATATCTATTGCAACCTGGGGTGTCCCCGGACGCCAGCCCGGAGAACTCAACGACCCTTGGGCTCTAGCGGTGGATTCAAAAGATCGCATTCACGTAATCGATACTAAAAATCACCGCGTTCAGCGGTTTCGCTTCGCGGAGTAGGATCAGTCGATGTACTATCTGAACGATCACTGGTTGGCACTGACGCTGATAATCTGCGTTTTGCCAGGTCTGGCGATCAGCTTGCTTCGGCATCTCCCGCTCCGTGAAGTTCTCCTTCGCTTCTGGTTTTTAATTCCGATTTGTCTGGCAACAGGGCATTTCATTTATCGCTACAGTTGCTCGAGTGCACCCGAGCGGGAAGATCTGTTTCTGTGGTGGGCCGGTGGCAGCGCGGCGTTATTGATTCTCGAATTGATCACCGTTCTGGCTTTTAGAAGGTGGTCTTTCGAACTTTTTCGAGCCAGTCTGCTTCTCTTCGCCTGTTCCCTCGGGTTTTTGGTCGATCCGATCCAGGGCGCTGGCAAATCGGCCTATCTGAACCTATTAGGGTTACGCTTTGTTGAACCGATATGGCTTCTGTTACTTTTGATTCTGATAGTGCTGGTACCCTGGAGCTACAAGAGTTTAAGTAGCCTCGGGGCCCGACGCCGCTGGATCATATTGGGATTGCGTAGCGGCTTGATTGCATTCCTCGCACTGGCCATGGCAGAACCCCAGCTTCGAAAAATGAATGAAAATACGACGGTGCTTTTCGTGCTGGATCGAAGTCTGAGCATACCCACCGAATTTGACGGCAAAACGGTCGATGCAGCGGGTGTCGCCCAGGACAATCGCTGGAGGCGAATTCAACAATTCATCAACGAAGCGGTAGGTAAAAAGGGACCTGCTCATCGCAATGATCTGACCGGGGCCATTCTGTTCGGAAAGCGGCCTCGTCTCGCACTTCCTCCCGCTGCCGTGGACAAAATGGTCGTGAGCGATAGCCTCGCGGGTCCGATTGATGGCCAGTACACAGACATCGCCTCGGCTATCAAGTTAGCACTCGCTTCATTTCCGGAAGGAACCGCCAAGCGAATCGTGCTGGTGAGTGATGGAAACGAAAATCTCGGGAATGCCGAAGAACAGGCGTTACTCGCTAAACAGAATGGCGTTCAGATCGACACTGTGCTGCTGGCTCCGGAATATCACAATGACAACGAAGTGATGGTCCAGAACATAGAGACGCCTTCGCGCACGGCCAAAGGAGCACGACTTCCGCTGCGGGTTTTGATGCGAAATACAAATCCGAATAAGTCCGTGGAAGGAACTTTAGAACTAATCCAAGTCAAGGAGGGACGCGAAAAGGCGGTTCCCATACAGCCTACCTTCGACGTTCTGGAAACCTCTCCAATCGGAGCGAAAGTTCGGCTTCGTCCTGGTCTGACTGTGTTCACGTTTCGCGATAAACTGGACGATACTGGTAAGGAAATCGACTCGGCTTACAGCTACAAAGCGATTTTTAAACCGAACGAGGAACTGCCGGGGGATCGGATTCAAAATAATCGGGCAATTACTCACATCATCGCCAAAGGGCAACGAAAAGTTTTGATGCTCGAAGCGGAAGGTGATGAAGAGGGAGCTTTCGCTCATCAATTTTTGATCGATCAACTCCGAGCCGCCAAATTTCAGGTGGTTCCGGTAAATGTCACCCGTTTGCCCGTGGATCGCAATGA
The genomic region above belongs to Telmatocola sphagniphila and contains:
- a CDS encoding glycine--tRNA ligase, translated to MDMEKLVALCRRRGFIFQSSEIYGGINGFWDYGPLGCELKKNIKDAWWQDMVRNPPPGPDGQEITMVGLDCAQIMNPKVWEASGHVGGFSDPMVDCKACRGRFRADHLLSFTIIFPNGEKTLISGLGSPQQILELNAKKLERWQKANGVIDVWPKPIAFGDLNEEGRMKFRCPTCDEEGMLTEPRAFNLMFESHAGAIKDDANKVYLRPETAQGMFVNFKNVLDSSRVKLPFGMAQIGKAFRNEINPRNYTFRSREFEQMEIEFFCHPSESMKWYEYWRDLRKKWYSTLGIKSGNLKPREQGKEELAHYSIGTTDIEYMFPFSEEPQELEGVAHRGAFDLNAHMKHSGKDLSYFDEEAWSKDAAGRKTNSFKEWLKGNPAAEEIEKYQYVPHVIEPSAGADRFTLAVLCEAYTEDKQPDSKGNLEERLVMKFHPRLAPVKAAILPLVKKDGMPEKAEKLYRELKQCFKVEYDDSGAVGRRYRRQDEIGTPFCITIDGETLQNDSVTIRDRDTLQQRRIPITEVEAEIRKALRSVS
- a CDS encoding ArnT family glycosyltransferase; the protein is MRMLFAGLPSRENSPARIICEIAILLPLCLIIYATDLNGSDLWASHEARAAMDAQSLLESQDYLLPQLFDGSLELQKPPGYYWLVAGLATLRGHDVDEIDVRLPAALSATFTVLLVHVFVRRLLPRRPAFGIAIILMTSIHWIALARTGRIDMVLTGVVTMALILGTWSPVSRVGMFAKSLLLLFSLASALFLKGLIGWLMILGAWSVLCIAKSRRWNSRFDLLCSPTLVATVLLGFGSLILVIPWFYLANRHTNGELFESLIVYHHFHRAFGGSELASHPVWFYIPRLAFDFLPWSPFLLVSVVAVLRRRELRINLQEQPGLGGLYWFSLVAFCVIFFGLSFSRFKRADYLLPAYPWLAIFTGVLWNAMQSRHSSSVQRMTQILFLLVSLGTTIGVRISQQRDALPYEIHAFSVAVRQEQPKPSPILLFRLEAHQLSWQLGKPLKTVIEWHDLRTLLGDNANFLIREEALAECQEELKEFRLKILLRSVDFLQSAGKAHRAYVFLKAEKSNAP
- a CDS encoding ABC transporter ATP-binding protein, which codes for MRNFLRTLKYSWKYRARLIISVLCAIAAAALWGSNFTAIYPVLKILGSRQNLHQWVDQKLKTLQDEASRDSENIQKIRDYLEEDVKKGKYQWADPGLRKHEELYLSGKIAQIESRMDSTASRIYRYQQLKVYVIKHLPQDLFLTLAAILGLVVLAVAIKGFFEFWQEWLVGSVMNKTLYDLRNDFFRKTIQQDLRQIQESGSADLMTRFTNDTEQIGVGVKILYGKVIAEPLRALSCVVIAAMISWQLTVLFLIMTPVSLVLMAKTSRMMKKATRRVLDRMSSIYKILQETFQGLRVVKAFTMESYERRRFSEATRDYADRSMRVITIDALAGPLIEILGITAVSCALLAGAYLVLNEKTHLVIAGMSFRMSQSPIEIETLLNLFALLVGMADPIRKLSSVYTKIQNASAASDRVFQFMDKAPEVKPNASGPQLERHSKSIVFKDVCFSYHDGYPVLTNISLKVAAGETIALVGSNGCGKSTLLNLLPRFYDPNHGSILIDEIDLREANLRSLRKQIGIVTQDTILFDDTIFNNILYGNRQATKEEVIEASKKAFAHEFILKLSGGYETLAGEAGKSLSGGQKQRIALARAILRNPSILILDEHTSQCDPVSENLIHDVLKDFKKGRTVFIITHKMHAVEIADRIVVLDKGRIEAIGTHEQLIESSYTYQRLVDAHAVRRAA
- a CDS encoding glycosyltransferase family 2 protein, yielding MDGISILLPVYNQSNHLTKAVSIWQETVEKLKRPYEIIVINDGSSDSTRDTLSTMQANPKYSNLQIFHHETRRGYGASLRTALPNVQKELILLTSLRYPYQPEELRKLLDALKQKNELTGQQVAVVNGCRLDLPYVGGAAFRGEILRYGTRIFFGHLPEKPQGLCSQYSWSRWWRLRLQFGLKFHDTFSEFKIIRREVLERMELQSDSEFLLAEILAKATFLGFLMDEVPIAQNQSPMPWGAEPELPELFRKDRSEVFRKQKFKQKLRSEDPPCDPMLPTVLADPAPTP
- a CDS encoding 6-bladed beta-propeller; this encodes MRHYFSILILLIAGCSKNPAKPELVWGSFGVTDGHFTVPRAAAIDPQGRLFIVDMQAKIQEFDLDGNHLGVSWHTPDYRNGRPSGLGIDRDGNVIVCDSHYHCIRIYDATGKELRVIDGNGANFGYVSDALQDEDGNFYISEFGDLDRISKLNADGNLLKHWGKTGIEDGEFNRVRAMAFGPDKLIYVADSCNHRIQVFDREGKWIRTFGTLGSEPGEFNYPFDLAFDSKGKLIVLERGNHRVQKLTAEGISIATWGVPGRQPGELNDPWALAVDSKDRIHVIDTKNHRVQRFRFAE